A single region of the Changchengzhania lutea genome encodes:
- a CDS encoding EpsG family protein has translation MMKNNQSIYLILIILFSLNPFFGVFALVNLLFIIKYKNDKFYNLLIIFLSILLSLINITKVPESDLLNHGLRYLQSGDFNFPAYLIHQRKEPIYYIFDYILYHLSNGSLNAWVISFTFFSYFFIFKSILLFFRKIKASRIQIILGLMIAAFFPLIFSLSAHLIRQFIASSIFIYFAVNKIFYNKNKWWLIIIGVFTHSSSALMFPLVYLSFLGDFKNKKALNISLLIILTSYQFIASILYEILDGKYPMLSYILKRASGDTTYDLGEFPIINIIIILIMMVITVLYNSFYVNSSEKKSVRHFFAISWFLSIFILFNTHQSELSLRMFYYLIFFLPFIIPLMFKKENVINTFFVYVMCIGLSFYFLYKLVYGTWTYAPLLELLSNSIVSFSKGP, from the coding sequence ATGATGAAAAATAATCAATCAATTTATCTTATTTTAATTATCCTTTTTTCTTTAAATCCGTTTTTTGGTGTATTTGCTTTAGTGAACTTATTATTTATAATAAAATATAAAAACGATAAATTTTATAATTTATTAATCATTTTTTTATCAATTTTATTGTCTCTAATAAATATAACTAAAGTTCCAGAATCAGATTTGTTAAATCATGGATTAAGGTATTTGCAATCTGGTGATTTTAATTTTCCGGCATATCTTATTCATCAAAGGAAAGAACCTATTTATTATATTTTTGATTATATTTTATATCATTTATCAAACGGCAGCCTTAATGCTTGGGTAATCTCATTTACTTTTTTTTCATATTTTTTCATATTTAAATCAATTCTTTTATTTTTTAGAAAAATTAAAGCCTCTAGAATTCAAATAATTTTAGGTTTAATGATTGCTGCTTTTTTCCCTCTAATATTTAGTTTATCAGCCCATTTGATTAGGCAATTTATTGCAAGTTCAATATTTATTTATTTTGCAGTAAATAAAATATTTTATAATAAAAATAAGTGGTGGTTAATAATTATAGGTGTATTTACTCATTCTTCATCTGCTTTAATGTTTCCTTTAGTTTATTTAAGTTTTTTAGGAGATTTTAAAAATAAAAAAGCATTAAATATATCATTGTTAATAATATTAACATCTTATCAATTTATCGCTAGTATATTATACGAAATTTTAGATGGTAAATATCCAATGCTGTCATATATTTTAAAAAGAGCGAGTGGAGATACCACATATGATCTTGGAGAATTTCCTATTATTAATATAATAATTATCTTAATAATGATGGTTATTACAGTTCTCTATAATTCATTTTATGTAAATTCTTCCGAAAAAAAAAGTGTTAGACATTTTTTTGCTATAAGTTGGTTTTTATCCATTTTTATTCTTTTCAATACGCATCAGTCAGAACTAAGTCTTAGAATGTTTTATTATTTGATTTTCTTTTTACCATTTATTATTCCTTTAATGTTTAAAAAAGAAAATGTCATTAATACATTTTTTGTTTATGTTATGTGTATTGGTTTAAGTTTTTATTTTTTATATAAATTAGTCTATGGCACATGGACTTATGCTCCATTATTGGAATTATTGTCAAATAGTATTGTGTCATTTTCGAAAGGGCCTTAA
- a CDS encoding NAD-dependent epimerase/dehydratase family protein: MKKILVTGGAGMIGSNLVKKLVDEGHEVGVVDNLWRGKLDYLNSNNGEPVIDLDTNFYNLDLSIPNICDSLIAKFDYVYHLADIVAGIDYVFANQGSLFRQNNLINSNIIDSVRKSSKKLKGFIYVGTACSFPLTRQNSLDVIPLREEELYPALPESAYGWSKLMGQYETELLEKETEIPTCTLMFHNVYGSPCDYGERSQVIPALIRKAINYPTEEFNVWGSGEQGRAFIHVDDVVNGLVLALEKGWGHGHIQLGPSVCTSIKQIAESVVKISGKDINIFYDVTKPEGDKARSADFSKAKSILGWEPKVDLEEGLKKQYKWILDQIENEK, encoded by the coding sequence ATGAAAAAAATATTAGTTACAGGAGGAGCAGGAATGATTGGTTCTAATCTGGTTAAAAAATTAGTTGATGAAGGTCATGAAGTAGGAGTTGTAGATAACTTGTGGCGTGGAAAGTTAGATTATTTAAACAGTAATAATGGAGAACCAGTAATTGATTTAGATACCAATTTTTATAATTTAGATCTTTCTATTCCTAATATTTGTGATTCTTTAATTGCAAAATTTGATTACGTTTACCATTTAGCAGATATAGTGGCAGGCATTGATTATGTTTTTGCAAATCAAGGAAGTTTATTTAGGCAAAACAATTTAATAAACTCAAATATTATTGACTCCGTTAGAAAGTCGAGTAAAAAACTGAAAGGTTTTATATATGTTGGTACAGCTTGTTCTTTTCCTTTAACAAGACAAAATTCATTAGATGTAATACCTTTAAGAGAAGAAGAATTATACCCAGCACTGCCTGAGTCAGCTTATGGGTGGAGCAAACTAATGGGGCAGTATGAAACAGAGTTGTTAGAAAAAGAAACAGAAATACCAACCTGTACGTTAATGTTTCATAATGTTTATGGTTCACCTTGTGATTATGGAGAAAGAAGTCAGGTTATCCCAGCGTTAATTAGAAAAGCTATTAATTATCCTACTGAAGAGTTTAATGTATGGGGAAGTGGAGAGCAAGGACGTGCATTTATACATGTTGATGATGTTGTTAATGGTCTTGTTTTGGCTTTAGAAAAGGGATGGGGACATGGACATATCCAGTTAGGACCTTCAGTATGTACTTCTATTAAACAAATAGCAGAAAGTGTTGTTAAAATTTCAGGTAAAGACATTAACATTTTTTATGATGTTACAAAACCAGAGGGTGATAAGGCGCGTAGTGCAGACTTTTCAAAAGCAAAATCTATTTTAGGATGGGAACCAAAAGTAGATTTAGAAGAAGGGTTGAAAAAACAATATAAATGGATATTGGATCAAATTGAAAATGAAAAGTAA
- a CDS encoding WecB/TagA/CpsF family glycosyltransferase: MNTKKKYFNIKIEFDSKRVDSIIQETIVTNKKGYVCSVESNNLTVANRDEKFLKVLNSALVNICDGSILAKILGFIHKKPFKSYIGADLFIKYVNMCKYRQYFLGNTQEVLDGLKNNLSKIDPKINSMIFQELPFRKVEEFDYRGIAEKINKDKPDIIWVSLGAPKQEIFMSMLLPYLEKGVMFGFGAIFNFNSSVGSVNRAPKLFLNLKLEWLYRAFEEPKKNIPRYWSFVKLLPFLIKNEKN, from the coding sequence ATGAATACAAAAAAAAAATATTTTAATATAAAAATTGAATTTGATTCAAAAAGAGTCGATTCAATAATTCAGGAAACTATTGTAACTAATAAAAAGGGATATGTTTGTTCTGTCGAATCAAATAATTTAACAGTTGCAAATAGAGATGAAAAGTTTTTAAAAGTCTTGAATAGTGCACTAGTTAATATTTGTGATGGATCTATTTTAGCAAAAATATTAGGTTTTATACACAAGAAACCTTTTAAATCATATATTGGAGCAGATTTATTTATTAAGTATGTAAATATGTGCAAGTATAGACAATATTTTTTAGGTAATACACAAGAAGTACTTGATGGACTAAAAAATAATCTTTCTAAAATAGATCCTAAAATAAATTCTATGATTTTTCAAGAGTTGCCATTTAGAAAAGTGGAAGAGTTTGATTATAGAGGAATAGCCGAAAAAATAAATAAAGATAAACCTGATATTATATGGGTTTCATTAGGGGCACCAAAGCAAGAGATTTTTATGAGTATGCTTTTGCCGTATTTAGAGAAAGGTGTGATGTTTGGGTTTGGTGCAATATTTAATTTTAATTCAAGTGTAGGTTCTGTAAATAGAGCGCCTAAATTGTTCTTAAATTTGAAACTTGAATGGTTATACCGTGCTTTTGAAGAACCTAAAAAAAATATTCCGCGTTATTGGAGTTTTGTTAAATTGCTGCCATTCTTAATTAAAAATGAAAAAAATTAG
- a CDS encoding glycosyltransferase family 4 protein, with protein MQKDKNGNIYFISKWANWQKYRLEVLTKYAQTYDCKVEILTTGKIKPYLKGNDRVIYKLFKSIFPQNYKFSLMPGILWYIIKNRPNTVLCVNNSTQLTEYLAIFLCKILGIRFVWWTHGYDHGISKLPNFIKYLKRKYVLFFLNKGDSIIVFADKGRDYLISNGISSKKIFVAPNTLDTSKLIEQKETLKQQMSYEDILVELNLKKDDKIILFSGQLNKNKKVENAIYATELVAQHIPSIKLVVIGGGSEYNHLTDIARQRIPNNSVFLGDLFDDLILAKWFSVAQLYIMPGYVGLAIIHAFSYGLPFITEKLSYHSPEIHFLKNEVNGYMVAENNIEELAEKISYLLVNDKARLSFAQNAFLVVQNEGNIENMIDKMNKALTIKT; from the coding sequence ATGCAAAAAGATAAAAACGGGAATATTTATTTTATTTCAAAATGGGCAAATTGGCAAAAGTATAGGTTAGAAGTACTAACAAAATATGCTCAAACTTATGATTGTAAAGTTGAAATTCTTACAACAGGGAAAATTAAACCTTATTTAAAAGGAAATGACCGAGTCATTTATAAATTATTTAAATCGATATTCCCACAAAATTATAAATTTAGTCTTATGCCAGGGATTTTATGGTATATAATTAAAAATAGACCCAATACAGTATTATGTGTTAATAATTCAACTCAGTTAACAGAATATTTAGCAATATTTCTTTGTAAAATTTTAGGCATCCGATTTGTTTGGTGGACTCATGGTTATGATCATGGAATAAGTAAGCTCCCTAATTTTATAAAATATTTAAAAAGGAAATACGTTTTATTTTTTTTAAATAAAGGAGATTCTATAATAGTCTTTGCAGACAAGGGAAGAGATTATTTAATTTCCAATGGAATATCTTCAAAAAAAATTTTTGTAGCACCTAACACGCTTGATACTTCAAAACTAATTGAGCAAAAAGAAACTTTAAAGCAGCAAATGAGTTATGAAGATATTTTAGTTGAATTAAATTTAAAAAAAGATGACAAGATTATTTTATTTAGTGGTCAATTGAATAAAAACAAAAAAGTTGAGAATGCAATTTATGCTACTGAATTGGTAGCTCAACATATACCTTCTATAAAATTGGTTGTGATTGGGGGTGGTTCAGAATATAATCACTTAACTGATATAGCTAGACAGCGTATACCTAATAATTCTGTTTTTTTAGGTGATTTATTTGATGATCTTATTTTAGCAAAATGGTTTTCAGTAGCTCAGCTATATATAATGCCAGGTTATGTAGGGTTAGCAATTATCCATGCCTTTTCTTATGGATTGCCTTTTATTACAGAAAAATTATCCTATCATAGTCCTGAAATCCATTTTCTTAAAAATGAAGTAAATGGTTATATGGTGGCTGAAAATAATATTGAAGAATTGGCAGAGAAAATATCATATTTATTAGTAAATGATAAAGCAAGACTCTCATTTGCTCAAAATGCGTTTTTAGTAGTTCAAAATGAAGGTAATATTGAAAACATGATTGATAAAATGAATAAAGCGTTAACTATAAAAACGTAA
- the hisH gene encoding imidazole glycerol phosphate synthase subunit HisH, whose product MVIAIVKYGMGNVASVQKVLKKLGYQSIITNDQDELKKADFILLPGVGSFKKGMENLNELGLVEFLTNEVLVNKKPFLGICLGMQLIASYGNEPEHIKGLGWIEGDVIKIVPKNGHRVPHLGWNTIKTDVSDAFYSEFDNLDYYFIHSYHFNAKNPKDVTMWVNYDGELVAGLQKDNMYAMQFHPEKSQDEGMILLRKILEKYAKV is encoded by the coding sequence ATGGTAATAGCAATTGTAAAATACGGAATGGGTAATGTGGCATCAGTACAAAAAGTATTGAAAAAGCTCGGTTACCAAAGTATTATAACAAATGACCAAGATGAATTAAAAAAAGCAGATTTTATTTTGCTCCCAGGAGTTGGCTCTTTTAAGAAAGGGATGGAAAACCTTAACGAGTTAGGTTTGGTAGAGTTTTTAACTAACGAAGTGCTTGTGAATAAAAAACCATTTTTAGGCATTTGTTTAGGAATGCAGTTAATAGCATCTTATGGAAACGAACCTGAGCACATAAAGGGATTGGGCTGGATAGAAGGTGATGTTATTAAAATTGTTCCTAAAAACGGACATAGAGTGCCTCATTTAGGGTGGAACACTATAAAAACGGATGTATCGGATGCGTTTTATAGTGAATTTGATAATCTTGATTATTATTTTATTCATAGTTATCATTTCAATGCTAAAAACCCAAAGGATGTTACCATGTGGGTAAATTATGATGGTGAATTGGTTGCAGGACTTCAAAAGGATAATATGTACGCGATGCAGTTTCATCCAGAAAAAAGCCAAGATGAAGGCATGATTTTATTAAGAAAAATTTTAGAGAAGTATGCTAAAGTGTAG
- a CDS encoding lipopolysaccharide biosynthesis protein — protein sequence MDFNQLVMRFFRSPIIQYIGTRYLTFGIQFINSVLIAKYLGVYYFGIYSFISLINQYLAYTAMAPAYSLNALLSVRKNDKTNSVDLWRNSVLILLLIVGIVTASWITLFIFSPNTFSKYQFHDFYILVLIIFVFSSLNSLYTNLYRTYGLLGKINLNQFVIPFFQFLVLFFAKEEELLYYLLMGTIVANVFSFIVYSTNPPLKVGLQFKKPIFSELLTRGVNLLLYNVSFYLILLSSRTVVSIYYSAEELGFYTLAVNLSNAVFMIVGSFSFVLFPKLLNKFHNTCPTEAQKLLNNIRSIYIASCYLLTYLGFFAIPLLELLLPQYKQAMPAFKILLLAQLILNNNFGYSILLIAKKKERFMTYYALIGIFIITVISLLFIKIDLSFLFVALSVAIGLTYYCVSITQKAYIEMNQKLGIKKMFQELFPIYYLIPFLVLVISVLIKENIFTPYISFIIFIFMNKKNLFEGYKRGVVFLTDRNSLKF from the coding sequence TTGGATTTCAACCAATTAGTGATGAGGTTTTTTCGTTCTCCTATTATTCAATATATAGGAACACGGTATTTAACTTTTGGTATTCAGTTCATAAATTCAGTTCTGATTGCAAAATACCTTGGCGTTTATTATTTTGGAATTTACAGCTTTATTTCATTGATAAATCAATATTTGGCCTATACAGCCATGGCACCGGCCTATTCTTTAAATGCCCTGTTGTCGGTAAGAAAGAATGACAAAACTAATAGTGTTGATTTGTGGAGAAATTCAGTTTTAATTCTATTGCTTATTGTTGGTATAGTCACGGCATCATGGATTACATTATTTATTTTCTCCCCTAATACGTTTTCAAAATATCAGTTCCATGACTTTTATATATTAGTCCTTATTATTTTTGTTTTTTCAAGTTTAAATAGTCTTTACACGAATCTATACCGTACTTATGGCTTATTGGGAAAAATAAATTTAAATCAATTCGTGATTCCCTTCTTTCAATTTCTGGTTTTATTTTTTGCCAAGGAAGAAGAGTTGTTATATTATCTTTTAATGGGAACTATTGTAGCAAACGTTTTTTCTTTTATAGTATATAGCACAAATCCACCTTTGAAAGTTGGACTACAATTTAAAAAACCGATATTTAGTGAATTGCTTACAAGGGGGGTGAACTTATTGCTCTATAATGTGAGTTTTTATCTAATATTACTTTCTTCCAGAACAGTAGTTTCAATTTACTATTCTGCAGAGGAATTAGGCTTTTATACACTAGCAGTAAATCTGTCGAATGCTGTTTTTATGATTGTTGGCTCATTTTCATTTGTTCTGTTTCCAAAATTGCTAAATAAATTTCACAATACTTGTCCAACTGAAGCACAAAAGTTATTAAACAATATCCGATCAATCTATATAGCTAGTTGTTATTTATTAACTTACCTTGGTTTTTTTGCCATACCATTATTAGAATTATTGTTACCCCAATACAAACAGGCAATGCCTGCATTTAAAATTTTGCTGTTAGCACAATTAATTTTAAATAATAACTTCGGATATAGTATTTTGCTTATTGCTAAAAAGAAAGAAAGATTTATGACTTATTATGCGCTAATAGGAATCTTTATTATTACTGTGATTTCATTATTATTTATAAAGATTGATCTTTCATTCTTATTTGTTGCTCTTTCAGTAGCAATTGGCTTAACATATTATTGTGTTAGTATTACGCAAAAAGCTTATATAGAAATGAATCAGAAGCTTGGAATTAAAAAGATGTTCCAAGAGTTATTTCCAATTTATTATTTGATTCCTTTTTTAGTTTTGGTCATTAGTGTTTTAATAAAGGAAAATATTTTTACGCCATATATTAGTTTCATAATATTCATTTTTATGAACAAGAAGAATCTTTTTGAAGGATACAAAAGAGGAGTAGTCTTCTTAACAGATAGAAACAGCCTCAAGTTTTAA
- a CDS encoding cupin domain-containing protein, which produces MKSNIVTKVLNEIDSVKTNHNIGEKKILIINAQCESNLMQAAIGKLDSGEMIDLHKHETMEEFYFFKKGEAILTIEKKEIFCTSDTFVKVPVNAIHSLKAIKDVQFIYWGVAI; this is translated from the coding sequence ATGAAAAGTAATATTGTCACTAAAGTTTTAAACGAGATTGACTCTGTTAAAACAAATCATAACATTGGAGAAAAGAAAATTCTAATAATAAATGCTCAATGTGAATCAAATTTAATGCAAGCGGCTATAGGTAAGTTAGATTCTGGGGAAATGATTGACTTACATAAACATGAAACAATGGAAGAGTTTTACTTTTTTAAAAAAGGGGAAGCCATTTTAACTATTGAAAAAAAAGAAATTTTTTGTACATCAGATACTTTTGTTAAAGTTCCAGTAAATGCAATACATTCTTTAAAAGCCATTAAAGATGTACAATTTATTTATTGGGGGGTTGCTATTTAA
- a CDS encoding imidazole glycerol phosphate synthase cyclase subunit — MLKCRVIPILTFNGFGLVKTKGFARNPRMVGNAVQATKVYNSRNVDELVFLDIYASDKNRKMNLQLAKLIINECFMPVALGGGIKTIEDIHDLLAIGADKVVLKSKIIEDPEFINKASQVFGNQCITLAIDAFKQDDGKYYLYNRLKKTIDLFVFLEDIKSYNFGEIILTSVNNDGMMNGFDIELVNKVEKIIHVPIVVAGGAGNLDHFKELFSKSHIEAVAAASIFHFTQYTPRDIKLAIASVGKPVRIVEKMFIPKN; from the coding sequence ATGCTAAAGTGTAGAGTGATACCCATTTTAACTTTTAATGGTTTCGGATTAGTAAAAACCAAAGGTTTTGCACGAAACCCAAGAATGGTTGGAAATGCTGTACAAGCTACTAAAGTTTATAACTCTCGAAATGTTGACGAATTAGTCTTTCTAGATATTTATGCTTCCGACAAAAACCGTAAAATGAATTTGCAGTTAGCAAAACTTATCATTAACGAGTGTTTTATGCCTGTTGCATTAGGTGGTGGTATAAAAACTATTGAAGACATACATGATTTATTGGCAATAGGTGCCGATAAAGTGGTTCTTAAAAGCAAAATTATAGAAGACCCCGAATTTATTAATAAAGCGTCTCAGGTATTCGGAAATCAATGCATAACATTAGCTATAGATGCTTTTAAACAAGATGATGGTAAGTATTATTTATACAATAGATTAAAAAAAACCATAGATTTATTTGTATTCCTCGAGGATATAAAATCATATAACTTCGGAGAAATTATTTTAACCTCAGTCAATAACGATGGAATGATGAACGGTTTTGATATTGAACTGGTTAATAAAGTTGAAAAAATTATACACGTACCTATAGTCGTTGCAGGAGGTGCTGGAAATTTAGATCATTTTAAAGAGTTATTTTCAAAAAGCCATATTGAAGCTGTGGCCGCAGCAAGTATTTTTCATTTTACGCAATACACGCCGCGTGATATTAAATTAGCAATTGCCAGTGTTGGAAAACCTGTGCGTATTGTAGAAAAAATGTTTATTCCTAAAAATTAG
- the pseI gene encoding pseudaminic acid synthase gives MSKNKCFIIAELSANHGGKLEIAKETVRAAKRAGADAIKLQTYTADTITLNVKTDDFKIKQGTAWDGQYLYDLYKEASLPWEWHKELYSLAKEEGLVCFSSPFDKTAVDFLEDLNTPIYKVASFEITDIPLITYMASKMKPMIISTGIATIEDIELAIEACKSVGNNDITILKCTSAYPAVPEDANLRTIEDIAQRFGLNSGLSDHTMGIETPMIAVALGAKMIEKHFILNKNIGGADAHFSLDESEFKQMVDAVRLTEKLMGKVDYEMTDKKNKSREFSRSLFVTQDVKEGDIITKENIRSIRPGYGLHPKYYSKILGKLFNQEVLRGTPLSIEMINQK, from the coding sequence ATGTCAAAGAATAAGTGCTTTATTATTGCAGAACTATCTGCAAACCATGGTGGCAAATTAGAAATAGCAAAAGAAACGGTAAGAGCCGCTAAACGCGCAGGAGCCGATGCCATAAAATTGCAAACCTACACAGCAGATACGATCACGTTAAATGTTAAAACAGATGATTTTAAGATTAAACAAGGTACCGCTTGGGATGGCCAATATTTATACGATTTGTATAAAGAGGCATCCTTGCCATGGGAATGGCATAAAGAGTTGTACAGTTTAGCAAAAGAAGAAGGACTGGTTTGTTTTTCGTCACCATTTGATAAAACGGCCGTTGATTTTTTGGAAGATTTAAACACGCCAATTTATAAAGTAGCTTCTTTTGAAATCACGGATATTCCATTAATTACATACATGGCTTCAAAGATGAAACCCATGATCATTTCAACAGGCATTGCAACCATTGAAGATATTGAACTCGCCATTGAAGCCTGTAAATCGGTTGGGAATAATGATATAACTATTTTAAAATGCACATCAGCATATCCAGCTGTCCCAGAAGATGCCAATTTGCGAACTATTGAGGATATTGCTCAAAGATTTGGATTGAATTCAGGCTTATCAGATCATACCATGGGCATAGAAACTCCAATGATTGCTGTAGCTTTAGGTGCTAAGATGATAGAAAAACATTTTATATTAAATAAGAATATTGGAGGAGCAGATGCTCATTTCTCTTTAGACGAATCAGAATTTAAGCAAATGGTAGATGCTGTTCGTTTAACCGAAAAACTAATGGGAAAAGTAGACTATGAAATGACGGATAAAAAAAACAAAAGTCGTGAGTTTTCTCGCTCTTTATTTGTAACCCAAGATGTTAAAGAAGGAGATATTATTACTAAAGAAAACATAAGATCTATTAGACCAGGTTATGGATTGCACCCTAAGTATTATAGTAAAATACTAGGAAAATTATTTAATCAAGAAGTGTTAAGAGGTACTCCACTATCAATAGAGATGATAAATCAAAAATAA
- the pseG gene encoding UDP-2,4-diacetamido-2,4,6-trideoxy-beta-L-altropyranose hydrolase: protein MPGQKKILFRADGDGNTGLGHLYRLFALVEIYKKQFQFIFVTKASSTKTIFPKDYHIFLVPEDITINDEPLWLHQNFNPSEHLIIADGYQFKSDYHKQLKDYGYHLIYIDDLVEGKLYADVIVNHAANVEPSNYQVQPYTRFALGTEYAILRPLFVKAAQSERHINGTTNAFVCFGGADALDLSYKATKALLETEKIKSIHVVLGAAYKHSDIEALATQNTQIKLYRNLDEHALCNLMKSCDLAVAPSSTIVYELCTVKMPILSGYFVDNQISMYNALLQKGAIEGAGDLSTSTVQDFKTKLNIIINQKQLGHYLKAQQKLFDGQSSNRFIKLLNDFLVTFRKATKEDMLLVYNWSNDPLVRQNSYNTKEIDLANHEKWFNQKINGDKTLFLIALFDNQPAGVVRYEIKEDHTIIGVLVSEKFRGKKLSPSFLSESAKYYFKQNHLPIFAYIKEGNKASIKAFESAGYDFYKKEPVKEMPSFVYKLEKKDVKE, encoded by the coding sequence ATGCCCGGTCAAAAAAAGATATTGTTTAGAGCAGATGGGGACGGCAATACTGGCTTAGGACATTTATACAGACTCTTTGCTCTAGTTGAGATTTACAAAAAACAGTTCCAATTTATATTTGTTACCAAGGCATCTTCAACTAAAACTATTTTTCCTAAAGATTACCACATTTTCTTAGTTCCTGAAGACATAACTATAAACGATGAACCATTATGGCTTCATCAAAATTTCAACCCTTCAGAACACTTAATTATTGCTGATGGTTATCAATTTAAAAGCGACTATCATAAGCAATTAAAAGATTATGGATATCATTTAATCTATATTGATGATTTAGTTGAAGGCAAATTATATGCAGATGTAATAGTTAATCATGCTGCCAATGTAGAGCCATCAAACTATCAAGTACAGCCATATACACGTTTCGCATTAGGTACAGAATATGCTATTTTAAGACCATTATTTGTTAAAGCAGCTCAATCAGAAAGGCACATTAATGGTACAACCAATGCTTTTGTATGTTTTGGTGGTGCCGATGCCTTAGATTTAAGTTATAAAGCAACTAAAGCATTGCTTGAAACAGAAAAAATAAAAAGCATTCATGTGGTTTTGGGAGCAGCGTATAAACATTCAGATATTGAAGCATTAGCAACCCAAAATACGCAAATTAAATTATATAGAAACTTAGATGAACATGCGCTTTGTAATTTAATGAAGTCTTGCGATTTGGCCGTTGCACCCTCAAGCACCATAGTTTACGAACTGTGTACTGTGAAAATGCCCATATTGTCTGGTTATTTCGTAGATAACCAAATAAGTATGTATAACGCGCTTTTGCAAAAAGGAGCAATTGAAGGAGCTGGAGATTTATCAACCTCTACGGTTCAGGATTTTAAAACTAAACTCAATATCATTATTAATCAAAAGCAGCTTGGCCATTATTTAAAAGCACAGCAAAAATTGTTTGACGGACAGAGTTCAAACAGGTTTATAAAACTCCTAAACGACTTTTTGGTTACTTTCAGAAAAGCCACAAAAGAAGATATGCTATTGGTTTATAACTGGTCTAACGATCCGTTAGTCAGACAAAATTCATACAATACTAAAGAAATTGATTTGGCTAATCACGAAAAGTGGTTTAACCAAAAAATAAATGGGGACAAAACACTTTTTTTAATTGCTTTATTTGATAATCAACCAGCAGGTGTTGTTCGCTATGAAATTAAAGAAGACCATACCATAATTGGGGTTTTGGTTTCCGAAAAATTTAGAGGAAAAAAATTGTCGCCTTCATTTTTAAGTGAATCGGCTAAATATTATTTTAAACAAAATCATCTTCCTATTTTTGCCTATATTAAAGAAGGGAACAAAGCATCAATAAAAGCATTTGAAAGTGCAGGCTACGATTTTTATAAAAAAGAACCCGTAAAAGAAATGCCAAGTTTTGTTTATAAATTGGAAAAAAAAGATGTCAAAGAATAA
- a CDS encoding adenine nucleotide alpha hydrolase family protein: MNRLIKEQDCTVKVVILREGITFRSDNHNIKKWKKEYQFIETGLQLTVYYNVRKQKHQTFYDLPQEVKFCTKCIMSNQRLASVIEFKHTKDSKKTTLNFDQEGVFDACRAAEIKDNIDWGMREEEFVKLLDKHRKNDGSYDCLVSGSGGKDSAYQAHVLKCKYGMNPLTVTWPPIFYTDYGLKNWKNWLDSGFDNVSFSLNDKVMKLLTKLSTENLSHPFQTFILGQMCSNGVRGLIMIKEISDKIKFWKNADRIGLICWELIGNHFSDSTDFKSGAYAVGCSQIAIGKRVYV, from the coding sequence ATGAATAGATTAATAAAGGAACAAGATTGTACTGTAAAGGTTGTTATTTTGAGAGAAGGAATTACTTTTCGAAGTGATAATCATAATATAAAGAAATGGAAAAAGGAATATCAATTTATAGAAACTGGGCTACAATTAACAGTTTATTATAATGTCAGAAAACAAAAACATCAAACTTTTTACGACTTACCTCAAGAAGTGAAATTTTGCACGAAGTGTATTATGTCGAATCAGCGACTAGCGTCAGTTATTGAGTTTAAACACACAAAGGATAGTAAAAAAACAACACTTAACTTTGATCAAGAGGGGGTGTTTGATGCTTGTAGAGCTGCTGAAATCAAAGATAATATTGATTGGGGAATGAGAGAAGAAGAATTTGTGAAATTACTTGATAAACATAGGAAAAATGATGGCTCTTATGATTGCTTGGTGTCAGGAAGTGGAGGTAAGGATAGTGCTTATCAAGCACATGTTTTAAAGTGTAAATATGGTATGAATCCATTAACGGTTACTTGGCCTCCAATTTTCTATACAGACTATGGGTTGAAAAACTGGAAAAATTGGTTAGATAGCGGTTTTGATAATGTCTCTTTTTCTCTTAATGATAAAGTAATGAAATTATTAACAAAGTTGTCTACAGAAAATTTATCACATCCATTTCAAACGTTTATTTTAGGTCAAATGTGCTCAAACGGGGTTAGAGGATTAATAATGATTAAAGAGATATCAGATAAAATAAAATTTTGGAAAAATGCTGATCGAATAGGTCTGATATGTTGGGAACTCATTGGCAATCATTTTAGTGATTCAACAGATTTTAAATCTGGTGCGTATGCGGTAGGTTGTTCTCAAATAGCAATTGGGAAAAGAGTATATGTTTAA